Within Sorghum bicolor cultivar BTx623 chromosome 2, Sorghum_bicolor_NCBIv3, whole genome shotgun sequence, the genomic segment agtagccaaaactaaaattttttccaaactgaacaaggcctaaattcaaCTAAAATTTGGGTGGTACGTGGTGCTTTCGATCTTACACACAAGTACAGAGAGCGGGGAGGCAAATGTTGCCGGCCAGATGGTGAAGGTGAAGTGCAACACATTTGAAATTAAGCATGCTGGCTATATGGCAgtcaaagaaaacatcgaaagcATCACATTATGGACATGGCTGTTGTTTAGGATAAAGACGAACTAGCCTAGCCTTATTACCTCAGCCATacggttgtgagagaaaaacactgctgaatgatttggcagatttggctgataagtttCAAAGCCGAGCGCTTGCCTGCGTCGCCGTAGATCCATACGGACATGTGGCGGTCTTTGGACCATGCATATACGCACGAAAATGACATGTGCGTACGGTCTCCTGCACGCTTAATTCCACCAATCTAGCAAGCTGTTCATCGCCGAGTCTCCGAGATGCAATTTACTCTTGGATGGGTACAGTCCCTCCGATCCAACGTAGACGTTAGAGCTGCTGCGGCCCTTCTGAATTCTGACCGTCCATTTCTACAGGTGATAGAGATTATCATCGTTGATCTCACCTACCATAATACATGGGACCACCCTCAATTTCTTTATTTGGCTCTCTGTTTTTCATTCTTTTTCCACTGATGAATTCGCTCGTATTATTAGCCACTCCCGCCACCCACCTTTTTTCCTTGTCCCATTACAAACGTCGATCCAGCAATGGCTACTCCGACCGTCGTCCTGGTGCCCGTCTGGGGCATTGGCCACTTCGTGCCAATGCTCGAGGTCGGCAAGCGGCTGCTCGCACGCAGCGCACGGGCCCTCACGATCACCGTGCTCGTTATGCCGGAGCCCGATGCGACGCGGGCGTCCGAGATCACCGAGCACATACGCCAGGAGCAAGCCACTGGCCTCGCCATCCGCTTCCACCATCTGCCATTAGTGGCACCCCCAACCGACACCTCGGGCATCGAGGAGTACGTCTCCCGCTACGTGCAGCTGTACTCGCCCCACGTCAAGGCGGCCGTCGCCGGCCTGACGTGCCCGGTGGCCGGCGTCGTCGTCGACATCTTCTGCACGACGCTGTTCGACGCGGCGCACGAGCTGGGCGTGCCGGCCTACGTGTACCTCATCGCCAGCGCCGCGATGTGCGCGCTCCTGCTGCGCTCCCCGGCGCTCCACGAGGAGGTCGCCGGCGACGTCGAGTTCGAAGACGTGGAAGGCGGCGGCGTCGACGTGCCCGGGCTGCCGCCGGTGCCGGCGTCCTGCCTGCCGACGGGGCTGGAGAACAGGAAGATCACGACCTACAGATGGTTCCTGTACAACGGCAGGCGCTACATGGAAGCCGGAGGTATCGTCCTCAACACCGTTGCCGAGGCGGAGCCGCGCGTCCTCGCGGCCATCGCCGACGGGCGGTGCACGCGCGGTGTCCCGGCACCTCCGGTGTACTCCATCGGGCCGGTGATCCCCTTCaccccgcccgccgccgccggcgagcagGCGCGCCACGAGTGCGTGCGTTGGCTCGACTCGCAGCCGCCGGGCAGTGTGGTGTTCCTCTGCTTCGGAGGCAAAGGCTGCTTCACGGCGCCGCAAGCGCACGAGATAGCGCACGGCCTGGACCGCAGCGGGCGTCGATTCCTGTGGGTGCTGCGCGGGCTGCCGGAGCCCGGCACGAAGATGCCCGCGGACGGGAACCTCGCGGAGCTGCTTCCGGCGGGGTTCTTGGAGAGGACAAAGGACAGAGGGCTCGTGTGGCCCACCAAGGCGCCGCAGAAGGAGATACTCGCCCACGCCGCCGTGGGAGGTTTCGTCACGCACGGTGGCTGGAACTCAATCCTCGAGAGCCTCTGGCATGGCGTGCCGATGGTTCCGTGGCCGCTCGGCGCCGAGCAGCACTACAACGCGTTCACGCTGGTGGCCGACATGGGCGTCGCCGTGGCGATGGGCGTGGAAAGGAAGAGGAGCAACTTCGTGGCGGCGGCCGAGCTGGAGCGAGCGGTCAAAGCTCTCATGGGCGACGGCGAGACGGTGAGGAAGGTTAGGGACAAGGTCACGGAGATGAAAGCCGCGTGCCGGAAGGCAGTGGAGGAGGGAGGATCATCCAACGTGTCGCTGCAGAGGCT encodes:
- the LOC8077479 gene encoding anthocyanidin 5,3-O-glucosyltransferase, which encodes MATPTVVLVPVWGIGHFVPMLEVGKRLLARSARALTITVLVMPEPDATRASEITEHIRQEQATGLAIRFHHLPLVAPPTDTSGIEEYVSRYVQLYSPHVKAAVAGLTCPVAGVVVDIFCTTLFDAAHELGVPAYVYLIASAAMCALLLRSPALHEEVAGDVEFEDVEGGGVDVPGLPPVPASCLPTGLENRKITTYRWFLYNGRRYMEAGGIVLNTVAEAEPRVLAAIADGRCTRGVPAPPVYSIGPVIPFTPPAAAGEQARHECVRWLDSQPPGSVVFLCFGGKGCFTAPQAHEIAHGLDRSGRRFLWVLRGLPEPGTKMPADGNLAELLPAGFLERTKDRGLVWPTKAPQKEILAHAAVGGFVTHGGWNSILESLWHGVPMVPWPLGAEQHYNAFTLVADMGVAVAMGVERKRSNFVAAAELERAVKALMGDGETVRKVRDKVTEMKAACRKAVEEGGSSNVSLQRLCDALVKGAVHPRK